A single window of Syntrophus aciditrophicus SB DNA harbors:
- a CDS encoding adenylosuccinate synthase produces MANVVVVGTQWGDEGKGKIVDRYAEDAKVIARFQGGNNAGHTLVVKGEQTILHLIPSGILHNHKVCIIGNGVVVDPLVLIQEIESLKGRGLFPPDTRLFVSEKAHVIMPYHRQLDLARETRRSGVKIGTTGRGIGPAYEDKISRVGIRICDLLDETLFREKLALNVEEKNFTLTSLFGEPPVQEQEIFDEYQNYAEKIRSYAADTSLILEREMKLGKPILFEGAQGCHLDIEHGTYPFVTSSSTVAGNASCGTGIGPSSLNEVIGICKAYTTRVGEGPFLTELNDEIGDRLQRVGQEFGATTGRRRRCGWLDMVLVRHAVRVSGITGLAITKLDVLTGLKTLKLCVGYQSGNDLYPESVPPNPRILQQCQPVYEEMAGWTEDIRGARQMDDLPSNARRYLERLESLTGVPVILVSVGAGREETIVLKNPFSS; encoded by the coding sequence ATGGCCAATGTTGTCGTTGTGGGAACCCAGTGGGGTGACGAGGGGAAGGGAAAAATTGTTGACCGCTATGCAGAAGACGCTAAGGTCATTGCGAGATTTCAAGGTGGAAACAATGCCGGGCACACGCTAGTCGTCAAAGGCGAGCAGACGATTCTTCATCTGATTCCCTCCGGAATACTCCACAATCACAAGGTTTGCATCATCGGCAACGGGGTCGTAGTTGACCCCCTGGTTCTTATCCAGGAAATAGAAAGCCTGAAGGGCAGAGGACTCTTTCCTCCCGACACCCGATTGTTTGTCAGTGAAAAGGCCCATGTCATCATGCCCTATCACCGGCAGTTGGATCTCGCCCGCGAAACCCGTCGTTCGGGAGTGAAAATAGGAACAACGGGCCGCGGCATCGGTCCAGCTTATGAGGACAAGATTTCGCGGGTAGGCATCCGTATTTGTGATCTTCTGGATGAGACCCTGTTTCGGGAAAAACTGGCGTTAAATGTTGAAGAAAAGAATTTCACTCTAACCAGTCTTTTCGGCGAACCGCCTGTTCAGGAACAGGAAATCTTTGATGAATATCAGAATTATGCCGAAAAGATACGTTCCTATGCAGCAGACACTTCCCTGATCCTCGAACGGGAAATGAAGTTAGGAAAGCCGATCCTCTTTGAAGGAGCCCAGGGATGTCATCTCGATATCGAACATGGCACATATCCGTTTGTTACGTCATCCAGTACGGTGGCAGGCAACGCTTCATGCGGAACGGGTATTGGTCCCTCTTCCCTGAACGAGGTCATCGGTATCTGTAAAGCCTACACGACCCGGGTGGGTGAAGGCCCCTTCCTCACTGAATTGAACGATGAAATCGGCGATCGCCTGCAGCGGGTGGGACAGGAATTCGGGGCAACGACGGGAAGAAGGCGGCGATGCGGGTGGCTGGACATGGTTCTGGTCAGACATGCTGTACGGGTCTCCGGAATTACAGGCCTTGCCATTACGAAACTGGATGTACTGACCGGTTTGAAAACCTTGAAGCTTTGCGTGGGATATCAGTCGGGAAATGATCTTTATCCGGAATCTGTCCCTCCCAATCCGCGCATTCTGCAACAGTGTCAGCCGGTTTATGAGGAAATGGCAGGATGGACGGAAGACATTCGGGGAGCCCGCCAGATGGACGACCTGCCTTCAAACGCGAGGCGATATCTTGAAAGGCTGGAATCCCTGACTGGTGTACCGGTTATTCTGGTTTCCGTCGGTGCAGGGCGGGAAGAAACTATCGTCTTGAAGAATCCCTTTTCGAGTTAG
- the ald gene encoding alanine dehydrogenase codes for MLIGVPKEIKDHEYRVALTPGSVGTLVRAGHKILVQSGAGEGSGFPDDEYRSSGAILFPEAADIWEGAGMVMKVKEPQPSEYIYLRNDLILFTYLHLAAEPDLTRVLLDSGTAAIGYETVQLDNGTLPLLMPMSEVAGRMSAQIVAHYLEKENGGRGKLLGGVPGVRPADVVILGGGIVGSNAAKIALGMGAHVTIIDTSSDRLRYLDEVLHGNLTTLGSNVQNIADSVNRADGLVGSVLIPGAKTPKLVSREMVAAMKPGSVIVDVAIDQGGCVETARPTKHSDPVYIVDEVIHYCVTNMPGAVPRTSTYALNNATLPYALKIAGSGLMDALKADISLVRGVNTLGGRLASRPVAEAHGLEYIPLFRR; via the coding sequence ATGCTGATTGGAGTTCCGAAAGAAATCAAGGATCATGAATACCGCGTTGCCTTGACGCCGGGAAGTGTCGGGACGCTTGTCCGGGCGGGTCACAAAATTCTTGTGCAGTCTGGAGCAGGGGAAGGCAGTGGATTTCCCGATGATGAGTATCGTTCATCGGGAGCCATTCTTTTTCCGGAAGCCGCCGACATATGGGAAGGGGCCGGGATGGTCATGAAAGTGAAGGAGCCTCAGCCATCAGAGTATATCTATCTGAGGAATGATCTGATCCTTTTTACTTACCTCCATCTGGCCGCTGAACCGGACCTGACCCGTGTGCTTCTGGATTCCGGAACGGCTGCCATCGGTTACGAGACAGTTCAGTTGGATAATGGAACGCTGCCCCTGCTCATGCCCATGTCGGAAGTTGCCGGCCGGATGTCTGCTCAGATTGTTGCTCACTATCTGGAGAAAGAAAACGGGGGGCGTGGAAAGCTTCTCGGTGGGGTGCCCGGCGTTCGTCCTGCGGATGTGGTGATCCTCGGTGGAGGAATTGTCGGGAGCAACGCGGCCAAAATCGCGTTGGGAATGGGTGCACATGTAACCATCATCGACACCAGTTCGGACCGCCTCCGGTATCTGGATGAGGTGCTTCACGGCAATCTGACGACTCTCGGTTCCAATGTGCAGAATATCGCTGATTCCGTCAATCGCGCCGACGGACTGGTTGGAAGCGTTCTCATCCCAGGGGCTAAGACTCCGAAACTCGTCAGCCGGGAAATGGTGGCCGCGATGAAGCCGGGAAGCGTCATTGTGGATGTTGCCATCGATCAGGGAGGCTGCGTGGAAACGGCCAGACCGACAAAGCACAGCGATCCCGTTTATATTGTGGATGAGGTGATCCACTATTGTGTGACCAACATGCCCGGCGCCGTCCCGCGAACATCTACCTATGCACTGAACAATGCGACTCTTCCTTATGCGTTGAAAATTGCAGGATCAGGTCTGATGGATGCTCTTAAAGCAGATATCTCCCTTGTCCGGGGCGTCAATACGCTGGGAGGCCGTCTGGCCAGCCGTCCTGTCGCAGAGGCTCATGGTCTGGAGTATATCCCCCTTTTCAGGCGGTGA
- the radA gene encoding DNA repair protein RadA: MKKNRTAFFCRNCGYESPKWLGKCPACNEWNAFIEEEATTIGADSGYGTLQMNENPLSIDTIEANEKERVKTDILEMDRVLGGGIVEGSAVLVGGDPGIGKSTLLLQMLQKLAEKGRNVLYVSGEESARQIKLRGMRIGAESKNLLVLVETSLENILQHLKTLKPDVAVIDSIQTVFSTSMGSAPGSVGQVRETAGRLIHFAKKTGVSIFLVGHVTKEGSIAGPKVLEHMVDTVLYFEGDSGHAYRIIRGMKNRFGPSNEIGVFEMRDSGLVEVLNPSTFFLSERPEAASGSVVVPSMEGTRPILVEIQSLVSPSPLGTPRRTSIGVDSNRVSLLVAVLDRVCGLHLSSNDIFLNVAGGIRVDEPAADLGIVAAMASSFLERPIDPGTVIFGEVGLTGEVRGISQMIVRIREAARMGFNRCLLPRTLSQEITELSGIELCRVGSLGELLENLF; this comes from the coding sequence TTGAAAAAGAACAGGACAGCCTTTTTCTGTCGGAACTGTGGTTATGAATCGCCGAAGTGGCTGGGTAAATGTCCCGCCTGCAACGAATGGAATGCCTTCATCGAAGAAGAGGCGACAACGATCGGCGCAGATTCCGGATACGGAACCCTGCAGATGAATGAGAACCCCTTGTCCATTGACACCATCGAAGCGAATGAAAAAGAACGCGTCAAAACGGATATCCTGGAAATGGATCGAGTTCTTGGCGGAGGAATTGTGGAAGGGTCCGCCGTACTGGTCGGTGGTGATCCTGGCATCGGAAAGTCGACCCTGCTCCTGCAGATGCTGCAGAAACTGGCGGAAAAAGGGCGGAATGTCCTTTATGTTTCCGGAGAGGAGTCCGCGAGGCAGATCAAGCTGAGGGGTATGAGAATCGGGGCTGAATCGAAAAATCTACTCGTTCTGGTGGAAACGTCGTTAGAAAATATACTCCAACACCTAAAAACTCTTAAACCGGACGTGGCCGTCATCGATTCCATCCAGACGGTGTTTTCCACCAGTATGGGGTCCGCACCGGGAAGTGTGGGACAGGTCAGGGAGACGGCGGGTCGACTGATCCATTTTGCAAAAAAAACCGGGGTGTCCATTTTTCTCGTCGGTCATGTAACCAAAGAAGGTTCCATTGCCGGTCCGAAAGTACTTGAGCATATGGTGGACACCGTTCTTTATTTCGAAGGGGATTCCGGGCATGCCTACCGGATCATCCGCGGCATGAAAAACCGATTCGGGCCGAGCAATGAAATCGGGGTCTTTGAAATGAGAGACAGCGGCCTGGTGGAAGTTCTCAATCCTTCGACGTTTTTCCTTTCCGAACGTCCGGAAGCCGCCTCAGGATCTGTCGTCGTTCCAAGCATGGAAGGCACCCGCCCGATTCTTGTGGAGATTCAGTCGCTGGTCAGTCCTTCTCCGCTGGGGACGCCGAGAAGGACCAGCATAGGCGTTGATTCCAACCGGGTATCCCTGCTGGTTGCCGTTCTTGATCGCGTCTGCGGGCTGCATCTGAGTTCAAATGATATCTTTCTGAATGTGGCCGGAGGAATCCGGGTGGATGAGCCGGCGGCAGATCTCGGGATTGTGGCGGCCATGGCCTCCAGTTTTCTGGAGAGGCCGATCGATCCGGGAACGGTTATCTTCGGAGAAGTTGGGTTGACGGGTGAAGTTCGAGGGATTTCCCAGATGATCGTACGGATTCGGGAGGCGGCGCGTATGGGATTTAATCGATGTCTTCTTCCACGCACCCTTTCTCAGGAGATTACCGAACTGTCCGGGATAGAGCTCTGCCGTGTCGGGAGCCTGGGAGAGTTGCTGGAGAATCTGTTTTAA
- the serA gene encoding phosphoglycerate dehydrogenase, whose product MIRVLVSDSMASEGIEVFRKTPGIEVDVITKHTPEELKELVASYDGLVVRSASKITKEILDSADKLTVIGRAGAGVDNIDVEAASKKGIVVMNTPGGNTVTTGEHAIAMMLSLARKIPQATASMKAGKWEKSRFMGNEYCNKTLGIIGIGRIGSVVADRAKGLKMNVIAYDPFISQEAAEKMGITLASLDEIYGSADFISVHTPKNKETTGMINAAAFAKMKKGVFVINCARGGIVNEKDLYDALVSGQVAGAALDVFEEEPTKNIDLISLDNVICTPHLGASTDEAQTTVAVAIAEQMVDYLLKGEIRYAVNFPAVSADLMAAITPYLALAEKLGKFQAQIVSGGIEEINIEYSGEILKYDVAPITIALLKGLLTPILNENVNYINAPVIAKERGINVKESRSSAEGDYRSMITLTLKTSEGESITAGALFGRRDPRIVRINQFTVDVIPEGHLLMLYNHDKPGVIGNIGTAIGSANINIARMHWSRLQAEQKAMVVFSTDTPVDAQLLKKLKETPNVISVQELDM is encoded by the coding sequence ATGATACGAGTTCTCGTAAGCGACAGCATGGCCTCTGAAGGCATTGAAGTATTCAGGAAGACACCGGGGATCGAAGTGGATGTCATCACGAAACACACCCCTGAAGAGTTGAAGGAACTGGTCGCCAGCTACGATGGTCTTGTCGTTCGCAGCGCCAGTAAGATCACAAAGGAAATCCTTGATTCGGCAGACAAGCTTACCGTCATCGGCCGTGCCGGAGCCGGTGTTGACAACATTGATGTCGAAGCCGCCAGCAAGAAGGGCATCGTGGTCATGAACACCCCCGGCGGAAACACGGTAACTACCGGAGAGCATGCCATTGCCATGATGTTGTCGCTGGCACGGAAAATTCCTCAGGCTACGGCATCCATGAAGGCCGGCAAATGGGAAAAGAGCCGGTTTATGGGCAATGAATACTGTAACAAAACCCTGGGAATCATCGGCATAGGCCGTATCGGCAGCGTTGTGGCCGATCGTGCGAAGGGATTGAAGATGAATGTCATCGCCTATGATCCATTCATCTCACAGGAAGCCGCGGAAAAGATGGGGATCACGCTGGCTTCCCTGGATGAGATCTATGGGAGCGCCGATTTCATCTCCGTTCATACCCCGAAGAACAAAGAAACCACGGGAATGATCAATGCCGCGGCCTTCGCCAAAATGAAGAAAGGCGTTTTCGTCATCAACTGCGCCCGTGGCGGAATCGTCAATGAAAAAGATCTTTACGACGCCCTCGTATCTGGCCAGGTCGCCGGAGCGGCCCTTGACGTTTTCGAAGAGGAACCGACAAAGAATATAGATTTGATCTCACTGGACAACGTTATCTGCACGCCCCACCTTGGCGCCTCCACGGATGAAGCTCAGACCACTGTCGCCGTCGCCATTGCAGAACAGATGGTGGACTATCTCCTGAAGGGTGAAATCCGCTATGCCGTCAACTTCCCGGCTGTCAGTGCGGATCTAATGGCAGCGATCACCCCCTATCTCGCTCTGGCCGAAAAGCTGGGAAAATTTCAGGCCCAAATTGTTTCCGGCGGAATCGAGGAAATCAATATCGAATACAGTGGCGAAATTCTGAAATATGATGTCGCCCCGATTACGATTGCTCTGCTTAAAGGTCTTCTTACCCCCATCCTGAATGAGAATGTCAATTATATCAATGCGCCGGTCATTGCAAAGGAACGGGGCATCAATGTGAAGGAATCCAGAAGCAGTGCGGAAGGGGATTACCGAAGCATGATCACCCTGACCCTGAAAACGTCCGAGGGAGAATCCATAACGGCAGGCGCGTTGTTCGGACGCCGGGATCCGAGGATCGTCCGGATCAATCAGTTTACCGTCGATGTCATCCCCGAAGGACATCTGCTGATGCTGTACAACCATGACAAACCGGGAGTGATCGGCAATATCGGCACAGCGATCGGATCGGCGAATATCAACATCGCCAGAATGCACTGGAGTCGGCTGCAGGCCGAACAGAAGGCCATGGTCGTTTTCAGCACCGATACGCCGGTTGACGCACAACTGCTGAAAAAGCTGAAAGAGACGCCGAACGTTATTTCCGTCCAGGAACTGGATATGTAA
- a CDS encoding response regulator, with protein sequence MPTGQKRILVVDDEKDIVELLTFNLEKEGFAVTQAFDGEEALKTIRTNKPDLVILDLMLPGVSGLDICRQVRRNEETETLPVIMLTAKGEPLDKVVGLEIGADDYITKPFNVRELVARVRAVLRRSSQRPKEASEGTFTFQGLHVDYRTYQVSVDGKKIELGPTEIKLLRCLTRQPGRVFSRDQLLDAVWGEEAFVEPRTVDVHISRLRADIEQDKEKPKYILTVRGIGYKFADGS encoded by the coding sequence ATGCCCACAGGACAGAAGCGCATCCTGGTTGTGGATGACGAAAAGGATATCGTGGAACTCCTGACCTTTAATCTGGAAAAGGAAGGCTTTGCCGTCACGCAGGCTTTCGATGGAGAAGAGGCGTTAAAAACAATCCGGACCAATAAGCCGGATCTTGTGATTCTCGATCTGATGCTGCCCGGCGTTTCAGGACTGGATATCTGTCGGCAGGTACGCCGCAACGAGGAGACAGAAACCCTTCCTGTTATCATGCTAACTGCGAAAGGCGAGCCGCTGGACAAGGTCGTTGGTCTGGAAATCGGGGCTGATGATTACATCACCAAACCGTTCAACGTGCGGGAACTGGTGGCGCGGGTGAGAGCCGTGCTGCGCCGGTCCAGTCAGCGGCCGAAGGAAGCTTCGGAAGGGACATTCACATTTCAGGGGCTTCATGTGGATTATCGAACCTACCAGGTTTCTGTGGACGGGAAAAAGATTGAACTGGGACCGACGGAGATCAAACTGCTGCGGTGCCTTACCCGCCAGCCCGGGAGGGTCTTCAGCCGGGATCAGTTGCTCGATGCCGTCTGGGGAGAGGAGGCCTTCGTAGAGCCCAGGACGGTTGATGTCCATATCAGCCGCCTGCGAGCGGATATTGAACAGGATAAAGAAAAACCGAAATATATACTGACCGTCCGGGGGATCGGCTACAAATTCGCCGATGGTTCCTGA